CCCGACGATGGGCGACTGGCGGCACGTCTTCACCGTCGATCTCGTGGCGACGGCCATGGTCATCGACATCCTTCGCCCGCTGGCGACCTCCGCCACCGCGGCGGTGTGCTTCGCGTCCACCGCCGGCCACCAGCTCCCGGAGCCCCGAGACGAGCGCCTGACGGCGATCGTCGAGGATCCGCTCGCTCCCGACCTGCTCAACCGATTGGCGGAGGCGGCCTTCGATGAGGCACCCGACTCCGGCACCGCCTACTGCTGGGCCAAGCAGGGGGTGCTGCTGCTCGTGGAGCGCGAGGCTCCCGCCTGGAGCGCGGTGGGAGCCCGCATCTGCTCGGTGTCGCCGGGGATCATCGACACGCCGATGGGTCGCCAGGAGATGGAGCAGCAGCCGATGATGTCGGTGATGATCGAGCACACCCCTCTGCGCCGGCAGGGAAGCCCCGACGAGGTCGCGTCGGTGGTCGAGTTCCTGCTGTCGGACGGGGCCGCCTATATGACGGGGTGCGACGTGCTTGTCGATGGTGGCATGGTGCCGACGATGCGCCGCATGCTCACCCGGCCCTGACCTCAGTGCCCGGGTGCCGTGGTCCCGGGTGTTGACGACCCTCCGCTACCCGGCTGTGTGGGGCTGAACAGCGGCGACTGGAGGAAGGTGTTGTTGGCCACCCGCCAGCCCTGTCCGGTCTTGACCATGTCCACGGTCATGTCGATCTCGTCCGACTGGGGGGCCGACAGCTGGTTGTTGGCGATCGTGTCGTCCACCACGGCGAAGAAGGTGACCCGCCCGCCGCTGTTCGACTGCGGGTAGATGGCCCGGACCTGGCCCCGGCTGGCGGCGTTGCGAGACAGGAGCGTCTGGCGGACCTGGTTGCTGAAGAACTGCGAGATGCTGGTCTTGAAGTTGCCGGTGGTATAGGACTGGATCTTGCTGATCTCGTTGTCGAGGCCCTTGGGGTCGAAGTTGGTCAGGGCGACGATGTAGTTCTGGGCCTGCTTCTTGGCTGCCGAGACATCGCCCTGCTGACCGTTGAGGTGGAAGTAGCCATAGCCGAAGCCGATGGTGCCGGCGACGCCCAGCACCGCGAGCGTCGTGGCCAGTCGGAACGGCCAGCGGCGCCCGCCTCGAGCCGCACGCTGGGTGGGCTCAGCGACGCCGGCTCCGGTCTCGACATGCTCTTGGGTCTCCGGCTCCGGTCCCGCGGCCGGTGTGGAGGTTGGCTGCTCGACCGTGGCGCCGACGCTCGCCAGGGCGGCCGCCTCGGCGGGGTCGAAGCGGTTGTCGACGTCGGGCTCGGTCGCACGGTCCGCAGGCCGCTCGCCGCCCGGCCGAGACCCGGGGCCGACGACCCGAACGCCTCGGACGCCGCGGTTGGTCATGTCTGACTCCGATCAATGGCAGTTGTGCTGGTGCGACGGAGGAACCTGAGGTGCCGAAGCGTGGAGTCGCGCCTGTTCAACTTCTCCCCAGGGACCCGAAAGTCCTCCACGCGGGGCCGGCGACGGAGTAGCGCCGCCATCGACAGGATCGCCAGCAGCAGCAGGGGCAGTGCTGCCGCCCAGTGATCGGCCGGGAGGTGGGCGGCCGAGGGCACCCCGGGCCCGGGGACGGGCGGACCGCCGCCCCGGACCTGGGAGGCCGACGCGGGGGCCGGTTGCGGCGGGCTGCCCGAGTAGTAGGGCGGCTGGGGAGGCGTGTCCTGGGTCGCCGGCCCGACGCCGGCGCCGTACTCGGTGTTGCAGCCCGGGGCCAGGTACGCCGGAGGCAGATTGCGCGTCGTCTGGTAGTTCTGGCCGTCGCCGGTCAGGGGGGGCGGCAGGAGGATGTGGATGCGTAGCTGCTCGGTGGGTCCGGGAGACGGCGCCTTCGGCCCCAGCGGGTACTGGGTGACCCCGATCGTGGCCAGCGTGGTGGCGAACTTGGTGTCGCCGGCGAAAATCTGGCCCAGGTTGGACAGGTTGGCCGGCTGGGCGACGTTGCTGGTGAAATCGGCGAGATCGTGGGTGAGGCAGGCCAGGTTGGGTCGGGAGTCCAGCACCAGCTTCTGGATCACGCTGGCTGCCGTGGCTCCGTTGTTCATGAGGTTGACGATGTCATGGCTGTGCTGGGCCAGGACCTGGGTGAGAACCGCGGTGTTGGTCAGGGCCTGGTTGAAGGCCGGGCCGTTGGCCGACAGGGTGTCGAAGAACGGCGGGGCGTTGTTGAGCAGGGTTTGGAACTGGGCCTGGTTGGCGTTGAGCTCCTGCGCCAGCTGGTCCCCTGCCGAGATCAGGGTGTGGATGTCGTCTCCCCGGCCGTTCAGCGCCACGGCCAGCTCGTGGACGAAGCTGTTGAGGTCGCCGGTGGGAATGGCCCCGAACAGCCGGTTGGCGGTGTTGACCACCTGGCCCACGTCGGGCGGGGTGGGGTCGGGGGCAGTGGGGACGATGGCGCCCTCGCGCAGCAGGGCGGCGTTGGCCGGTGCCCCGGGTGGAGGGACGAGGTCGATAGCCTGCTCGCCGAGTGGGTTCGCCCGCACAATCTGGGCCTGCACGTTGTTGGCCAGGTGCTGGCCCGGCTGGATGGCCATGGTGACCCTGACCCGGTCACCCGCTAACTGGACGGACTTCACCGCCCCGACGACGAGCCCGTTGTCCGTTACGTAGAACTGATCCCTGAGCCCGGCGGTGGAGGGGAAGTAGGCGACCACGTCCGTCTCGTGCTTGAACGGATTGTGCAGCACCGACAAGTAGCCGTAGGTGGCCAGGGCGGCGGCGGCCAGGAAGAAGACAACCAGGTTGATCTTGATGCGCGCCGAGATGACCATGCCTACCCTGCTCCGTGACAGGACGTCAGCGGGTTGTTGGGGTCGGATCCGCCCAACTGGGTGGGCAGGCCGCAGGTGATGGTGTCGAAGACGACCGGGATCTGGGAGAAGTTCTGATCGGGGTGGATGAGCTCCTTGGCCTCTTTGAGGAAGATGGGGAACTGCCCGACCACGTCGGACAGGTCGTTCTGGTGCTGGGCCACCTGGTTGACGGTGGCCAGCAGGCCGTTGAAATCGGCGTTGATCTGGGGGAAGTAGGAGCCGATGAGGCTCACGCTCTGGGTCGACACCTGGGACAGCCGGGTGAGCAGGCCCTCCAGCCGGTTGCTCTGGTCGTTGAGCTCCTTGGTCGTGACGGCGAAGTTGGTGAGGGCCTGGGCGTTGGCCTGGGCCGACGGGGCCAGCTGAGCGGACACCTGTGCCACGTTGTTGATGAGCTGAGTCAGGGTGCCCGAGTGCTGGGCATACCCCGCGACGACCGTGTTGAGGTTGTCGACGAACTGGTGCAGGGCCGGCCCCTGGTCTCCGAAGGCCTGGGCTCCCTGCTGGAGCGTCGTGGCCAGGTCGTTGGCCGACAGGGATCCGATGAAGTTGGTGCCCGCCTGCACCAGCTGCTCCACGCCCGGGTCGACCTGGGTGTTGGTGATGGTGGCCCCATTTGCCAGCGAGGGAGTGGGGGGCTGGCCCTGGATGGGCTGAAGGGAGACGATCGTCTCGCCGATGAGGGACGTCTGGGTCAGGTGGGCCGAGACCGCGGCCGGCACGTGGGCGCTGCGGTTGATGGTCAGGTCGACTGAGGCGTGGTCACCGACGCGGTGCATGCCCGTCACGTGCCCCACGGTGATGTCGGCCACCTCGACCGGCGCGTCGGGAGCCAGCGCTCCTATGTCGGGGAATGCGGCGTGGGCCGTCATGGTGGTGGGCGCGCCCGGCGCGCAACTCGCCAGCAGGGCGCCCGCGAGGAGCCCGACGGCAACGAGGGCGCCCCGAACCCAACCTCGGCGGACGAGCTTGGCGCCGCGCCAAGATTGCCGCTCTCGGGCCACGGCGCGAGCCGTCACCTTGCCCTCGCCTTGCTGATGCGTCTCAGGAGCTCCAGCGCCGCCGCGAGACCAGCGATCACGACCAGTGCCAGGATCACGAGCCCCCAGTTGGAGTGGCCCTTCTGCGCGGCCGGTTGGATGGCCGTGGGCATGCCGGGCAGCTGGTTGGCGCCGGGCGCGCTCAGGCTGTTGCCGCTTGGTGGTGGCGGCGGCGGAGAGGCCAACCCGGCGGTGATCTGTGACTGTTGGGTCGGCGTCAGCCCGGGGATCTGCTGGAGTCCGGCGTTGAAGGCCTGGCCGGCGGTCGGCGTCTGACTCGAGGGACCGGCGTTGGGGGGTGTGTTGGCCGGGGGGGCCTGCTTGGCCAGGACGTTGGCGAACTGGGTGATGACCGGGGTGAAGAAGCTTGGGTTGCCGCAGCCGCTCGCAGTGTTAGTCGCGGAGTTCCATGCTGCCGGCCCGAGGAACCGCCGGCACACGCTGGCCAGGCGGTCGGCCAGCGAGGCCGCGAATGCAGGCTCGACCGTGGCCGCTCCCGACCCGACATTGATCGGCTCCCAGTTGTGGACCGGGTCGTAGCCCTGCTCACCGAACAGGTGGACGAGCGAGGAAAGCGACTGGTCGAGACTGCCGAGGTTGCGGTCCAGGCCCCGGCTGATCGAGGTCAGGTTGCCGACATCCTGCTGGAGGGGAGCCAAGTTGGGCTGGAGCAGAGCAGTCGCCTGCACGGTGGCGTCGTTGAGATGGTTGATCGCACCTGACAGCTGGTCCCGGTTGGCGGCCAGCACGCCGGAGACCGTGTTGTAGTTGTTGATGAATTGCCCGATGATGCCGTTCTGCTTGTCCAGCGTCCCGGTGAGCTGGCCGACGGCGCCGACCAGCTGGCCGAGCTCGTTGCCCTTCTGGGCCAGCAGGCCGATCGTCCCCGAGGCATTGTGGATCAGCGAGTTGAGCTGGGCACCGTTCCCTTGCAGCACCTGGGCCAGGCTGGTGACCGCCCCGGCGGCGGTGGGCGGGTTGATGGCGCCCAGGAACTTGTTGAGGCTGCCGAGCAGCTCGTCGGTGGTGGCCGGCACCGACGTTCGAGACACGGGGATGACCGAGCCGGCTGGCAGGCGCGGCCCGCCCGTGTAGCCGGGCGACATCTGCACGAAGCCCTGGCTGAGCAGGGTGTCCTGGGTGATGTCCGCCCGCGCGCCGGCGGGCAGCGGGTACTTGTCGTCGATCGACATCTTGGCCAGCACGTGGTCGCCCTCGTTGGTCACCGAGGTGACCGTGCCGATCGGGATGCCGAGTGCCTTGACCGGGGTCGGGGCGAAGAGGTTGTCACCCCGGGAGAAATCGGCCTGGAGCGTATAGGTGCCTGACGACCCCCCGGTGAGGGCCGAGCAGGCCGAGGCAGCCACGGCCAGGCACGTCAGCAGAGCCAGACCGGCGATGGCCCGGCCGCGGCGGCGGAGGGGCCTGGCGGTGGTCCGGTACCGCTCCCGCCCGCTCACGGAGTGCCTCCCAGCTGCGAGGCGAAGAGCGACGCGATCGACTGCGCGCCCGACACCGAGCCAGGGAGCGTCGCCGCGTTGCTGGCCGACGTCGGTGCGGGCGAGCTGCCCGAGGACGACGGCGCGGCCGACGCGGGCGACCCCGACGACTGGGCCGACGAGTGGCCGAACTGGTTGGGGTCGATGCTGGGCTGGGTCGCGCACGACCGTCCCCCCTGCTGGGCCGGGTCGGGCGGCAGGGCCTGGTTGAAGATCTGGTTGAGCGTCCCGCAGTTGTCGAAAATGGACGCCTCGGCGCTGCCGCGAATGCCGGCGGACGAGGAGACGAATGGAGTGACGATGTCGCTGTTGGGCCCGACGTAGCCGATGTTGGAGAACCCGCTGACCGCCACCGCGGCGTAGCCCAGGCCCTGGGTGAGGTCGACCTGGCGGCTGTCGATGGTCTGCAGGTCAGTGTGGATCTCGTTGAGGATGGCCTGGAGCTTGGGCCGGTTGGCCCCCACGAGGCCGGAGAGCTGACCGGCCGCCTGGTCGGTCGAGTCGATCAGCTGGGCCAGCGCGGTCTTGCGCTGCGCCAGACCCCCGACGACGACGTTGAGGTTGGCCAGGATGTTGGCCAGTTGGTCGGACCGACCATTGAGGGTACCCACCAGCGTGTTGGCCGCGTCCAGCAGCACGGAGACCTCTGCCTGTCGCTGGTTCACCGTGGTGGTGAGGCTGTTGAGGTTGTCGATAATGGTGGTGACGTTGCCTCGCTGGCCCTGGGTGACCGCCTGCAGGTCGGCCAGGAGCTCGTTGATCTGGGCCGAGTTGGTCTGGTTGAGCGACGGCACGGCGGTGTTGGCCAGCTCGTTGAGGTTGAACGGGACCTTGGTCTTGGTGATGACGGAGCCCTGGTGGAGCTGGTGGGCCCAGTCCGTGCCGGGATCGAGGTAGACGGCCTGGGTGCCCAGGAACGACTCGATCTTGATCTCGGCCGTCGAGTCGGCGGGGACCTGGGTGCCGGAGTTGATCTCGAGTGGCACCCGGACCTGGTTGCCGTCCAGAGTGGCGGCGCCGACCTTGCCGACCTTGATGCCCGCCACCATCACTGCATCGCCAGAGCTGATGCCGGACGTGTTGGGAAACATGGCGGTGGTCTGGAAGGTGCTCGTGAAAATGCTGCCGCCCTGAATGAACAGAGCACCAGCGGTGAAGACCAGGATGACGGCCAGGGCGACGCTGCCGATGATGTAGGGGTTGCGCTCGCTGAACGACTTCGGTGAGAAGGACGGCATCCGCCAGGCGCGAACGGGCAGGAGCTTGGCGGTGCGTACCGGTGTCCGGCCATTTCCGTGCCGGGCCTGACCGTTGCCCTCGGGCGAGCGTTCGGCCTCGTGCGCCGGAGCGCCGTCGCCGTTGCCCCCTGCACCGTTACCGCCCCCTCCGTTGCCGCGGAACGGGAGCTTCTTGCGCAGAGCGCCCAGGCCCGGAGGTCTCATGACCCGCCTCCCCCCGACGAGGCCGCCCGGAGGAAGTCACCGAGGTTCGGCTGGCTGCGGGCCACCTGGGCCGCCCCCGGCATCGGGAGCGAGCCGGACGAGGTGGAGGCTGAGGAGGCTGGTGATGCCGGCGCCGACGTCTGGGACGGGGACGACGATCCCGGCGCGTTCGGCGCCGGGCTGAAGATGCAGGTCTGCTCGTGGGAGGCGCAGACGTAGAGGCCGGAGCCCTGGAAGTACTGCCCGTTCCTGGTCACGTTGGCGAAGGCGGCCACGTTGGAGAGGGTGCTGAGGCCCTGGAGCAGGTCGGCGTGGTGCTGGCTCAAGACGTCGGTGATGTTCTGAAGGCTGTTGATGGTGGCGTCGAGGTTCCCTCGGTTGGTGGAGAAGAGGTTCGACAGCTGGGAGGCCAGCTGGCCGAAGTCGGAGATGGCCGTGTCGAGGTTGTCGTTGTTGGACGCCAGCACCTGCGACGCCTGGCTGAGGTTGTCGATCAGGGTGTTGATGTCGCCGTTGCGGGAGGCCAGCGTGCTCAGGACCTGGCTCATGTTGTCGATGATCGAGCCCACCTGGGTGTCGGAGGCGCCGAGGGCCGAGGACAGCTGGGCCGAGTTGCCGAGCAGTCCGGTGACCTGGGCCTGGTTGCCCTGGAGGGCGCCAAGGATGCCCTGGACGAAGGTATTGGCGTCGTTGGGGTTGACAGCCTTGAGCAGCGGACCGGCGGCGTTGAGGAAGGCTCCGATGTCGGCCCCGGCGAAGGTCTGGGACTCGGGGATGGTGTAGCCAGCGCTCATGACCCGGCCGGTGTTTTCCGGGTAGATGTACAGGTCCTTCTGGCCGATCACGTTGCGCCAGCGGAGCCCGGCCTGCGTGCTCGACCTGACCTGCACGCTCTTGTCGAGGGAGAAGCTGACCTTCGCCGCTCCGTGCATGAGCTTGATGGAGTTGACCGTCCCCGAACGTATGCCGGCGATCTTGACCGGGTCGCCCTTGGAGAGCCCAGTGGCGTCCGACAGGACCGCCGAGTAGCCGCTGGTGCTGCCGAAGTAGAGGTTGCCCAGCTTGATGACAATGCCGATTGCCAGCGCGAAGCATATGGCCGCGAAGATGCCGAACTTGGCGATGGTCTTGGCCTCGTGGCGGCTCGTGCGCAACCTCACGGCAGCCCCCCGGCAGCCCGCTGGATGAAGGACTGAGGCGTGCTGGGCCTGGGTGCCTGGGGCTGGGACAACCCGCCCACGGCGTTGTTGAGGAGCTGCTGGGCGGCGGCGGCCAGCGACGACGGGCTGGGCGCGGCGGGAACGGGTGTGCTGGGACCTGGGGGAGCCCCAGCCGGTGCAGCCGCGGTAGCGGGCACTGGTCCAGGCGGGGCGGCGCAGTGCAGGTACGTGCTCCCGCCCGCCAGCGCGCTCGCCAGCTGCATGATGGGGCTGTTCGGGGGTTGGTTCGCTTCAGCCGGTCCCAGCAGAGCGCACACCAGGCTGTCGATCTGGCTCCACTGGGCGAAGTTCTGGAAGTAGGCGAACCGCTGGCCCGATGGGGTCACGTTGCTGGGGGTGAGGTTGTTGGCCCCGTTGGTGATGAACCGGATGAAGACGTCCAGAGCCTTGGTCAGCTCGCCGACATTGGGCCCTTGGGAGATGACGAGACGGCTGATGTCGGCTCCCGAGTTGATGATCGTCACGAGGTCCGGGTGGTAGCGGGACAGGAAGTCGGCCAGCTGGCCGGCCAAGGGCGTCGCCGTGTCCAGCAGGTGCTGGAAGGAGGCCTCGGCCTGGTTGAGTACCGGGAGGGCCTGGTTGACGTTGGCCGAGATCTGGTTGATGGGGCCAATGTCGGGGGCGAAGCCGGCGGCCAGACGGTTGGAGGAGTCGAGGAGCTGGCTCTGCGCGTTCATGGTCTGGGCCAGGTAGCCGGTGAGCTTGAGCCCCTCCTGGAGGCCGGCCTTGATCTCCGGGGCCTCGCCCTCGAGGGCCTGGTTGCTCTCGACGAAGAGGGTGTTGAGGTCCTGGGGGCTGATCTGCTCGAGCAGCGGAACCGTGCTGTTGATGAGGTCCGCGAGCTGGCCGTTCACCGAGGTGGGGCCTATGGTGCCGCCGGGCGCAACGTAGGGCGGGTGGGTGCCGGTCGGGAAGTCGAGCTCCACCACCTCGTTGCCGAAGAAGCTCTCGGGCGTGAGAGTCGCCTGGGCGTTGGTCGGGACCTTGAAGCCCTTGTTGAGCTTCATCACGAACTTGGCCTGCAGGTTCGAGAGATCGATGGACGAGACCTTGCCCACCTCGACTCCTCGATAGTCGACGACCGACCCGGGATAGATGTTCTGCCCCGCCTTGGCGAAGGTGGCCGTTACCGGGTAGCTCGGGTGGAAGCTCCCGAGGCCGACGTTGACGCCCAGCCACGACATGTTGACCAGGAGGGCCGCGATGGCCAGGGCGCCGGCGACTCGGAATCGGCGCCCCCTGAGCATCATCCGACCAACCTCGCTCCGCCCGAGCCGTAGAAGGCGAAGGAGAGCACCATGTTGAGCACGGCGATGGCCATGAACGAGTAGCGGATGGCCCGCCCGGTCGCAATGCCGACGCCCACCGGGCCGCCCGTGGCGTAGTACCCGTAGTAGCAGTGAACCAGCGTCACGACGATTGCGAAGACGACGACCTGGATGAACGAGAACAGGACGTCGATAGGGGGAAGCAGCAGGTTGAAGTAGTGCTGGTAGACGCCGAGGGGGAGACCGTAGAACTTGGTCGAGATCAACTGGGTCCCCAGGTAGCTGGCGAACAGGGCCGCCAGGTAGAGCGGCACCATCGTCAGCACCGCCGCCCAGATCCGGGTGCCCACCACATAGGCGACGCTCTCCACGCCGATGACCTCGAGGGCGTCGATCTCCTCCGACACCCTCATGGCTCCGATCTCCGCCGTGAAGCCCGCGCCGACCTTGGCGGCGAAGGCGATGCCGGCGATAAGGGGCACGACGATGCGGGTGTCGGCCAGCGAGGCAACCACCCCGATGAAGGCCTGGGCGCCGATGCCCTGGAGGGAGCTGAAGCTCTCCAGACCGACCTCGTACCCGGTGGCGGAGCTCAGGGCGAACACCACGAAGAACATGCCCCCGCCCACCACCACGGCGCCGATGCCGACCGTGACGTTGGAGATCTCGGCGATGATCTCCGCACGGTGCGTGGCCGCCCGAGGAAGGCTCGCCAGGGCCCGGCCGAAGAAGGCGAACTGCTCGTAGAACCGCTCGAGCTGCAGCGCCAGCCCGGTGGCGGGCCGTGTCACGGAGGAGACCGGCGACCGGAGCACCCGACTACAGCACCTTCTGGGGGACGAAGTTGATGTACACGGCCGTGAACACCACGTTCACGAAGAACAGAAGGAGAACGGTGATGACCACTGCGTTGTTCACCGCTTGCCCCACACCCTTGGCGCCGGGCTTGCAGTTCAAGCCTCGGTAGCAAGCGACCATGGCGGCGATGAACCCGAACGTGCACGCCTTCACCGCGGCGAGATAGAAGTCGGAGGTCTGGCCCAGCTCGTTGAAGCCCGCGAAGAAGCTCGAGCTGGTCACGTGGGCGGAGGTGGTGGCGAAGAAGTAGCCGGAGGCGAGCCCCGCTACCGTGACCACGGAGTTGAGCAGGAAGCCGAGCACGACCGAGGCGAGGATCCGGGGCAGCACCAGGCGGTGGACCGGGTTCACCCCCATGACCTCCATGGCCGAGATCTCGTCCCGGATGCGGCGGGAGCCGAGATCCGAGCACATGGCCGAGCCTCCGGCCCCCGCGATGATCAGCGCGGCCGTCACCGGTGCCGTCTCGCGCACCACCGCCACCACGAGGGCGGCTCCCATCTGCGAGCTGGCCCCGAACTGCTGGAGAAGAGACCCGACCAGCAGCGCGATGACGAGACCCAGGGGTATCGCGATCAGTATCAGGGGGAGCGTGCAGACGCGGACGAGGAACCAGCACTGCTCGAAGAACTCGGCCCGCGGGAAGGGCCGGCTGGTGATGTGGCGCATGGCGTCCAGGGCGAGGGCGAACATGCCGCCTGTCTCGCGGACGAGCGTGAGGACCCGCTTGGTGCCCGGTAGCTCACTCAGGCCGTTGGTTCTCATCGCCATGGCCGCCACCCCATGCCCCGTCCACCGCC
This sequence is a window from Acidimicrobiales bacterium. Protein-coding genes within it:
- a CDS encoding SDR family oxidoreductase — translated: MSSDARPVSVVTGAASGMGYACAQRLVRRGGALIAVDLSPSLPDAAKALQADAPDGVEVRPLRCDLTDRSSVGELGREVESLGPLRSLAHAAGVSPTMGDWRHVFTVDLVATAMVIDILRPLATSATAAVCFASTAGHQLPEPRDERLTAIVEDPLAPDLLNRLAEAAFDEAPDSGTAYCWAKQGVLLLVEREAPAWSAVGARICSVSPGIIDTPMGRQEMEQQPMMSVMIEHTPLRRQGSPDEVASVVEFLLSDGAAYMTGCDVLVDGGMVPTMRRMLTRP
- a CDS encoding MCE family protein; this encodes MVISARIKINLVVFFLAAAALATYGYLSVLHNPFKHETDVVAYFPSTAGLRDQFYVTDNGLVVGAVKSVQLAGDRVRVTMAIQPGQHLANNVQAQIVRANPLGEQAIDLVPPPGAPANAALLREGAIVPTAPDPTPPDVGQVVNTANRLFGAIPTGDLNSFVHELAVALNGRGDDIHTLISAGDQLAQELNANQAQFQTLLNNAPPFFDTLSANGPAFNQALTNTAVLTQVLAQHSHDIVNLMNNGATAASVIQKLVLDSRPNLACLTHDLADFTSNVAQPANLSNLGQIFAGDTKFATTLATIGVTQYPLGPKAPSPGPTEQLRIHILLPPPLTGDGQNYQTTRNLPPAYLAPGCNTEYGAGVGPATQDTPPQPPYYSGSPPQPAPASASQVRGGGPPVPGPGVPSAAHLPADHWAAALPLLLLAILSMAALLRRRPRVEDFRVPGEKLNRRDSTLRHLRFLRRTSTTAIDRSQT
- a CDS encoding MlaD family protein — its product is MTARAVARERQSWRGAKLVRRGWVRGALVAVGLLAGALLASCAPGAPTTMTAHAAFPDIGALAPDAPVEVADITVGHVTGMHRVGDHASVDLTINRSAHVPAAVSAHLTQTSLIGETIVSLQPIQGQPPTPSLANGATITNTQVDPGVEQLVQAGTNFIGSLSANDLATTLQQGAQAFGDQGPALHQFVDNLNTVVAGYAQHSGTLTQLINNVAQVSAQLAPSAQANAQALTNFAVTTKELNDQSNRLEGLLTRLSQVSTQSVSLIGSYFPQINADFNGLLATVNQVAQHQNDLSDVVGQFPIFLKEAKELIHPDQNFSQIPVVFDTITCGLPTQLGGSDPNNPLTSCHGAG
- a CDS encoding MCE family protein produces the protein MSGRERYRTTARPLRRRGRAIAGLALLTCLAVAASACSALTGGSSGTYTLQADFSRGDNLFAPTPVKALGIPIGTVTSVTNEGDHVLAKMSIDDKYPLPAGARADITQDTLLSQGFVQMSPGYTGGPRLPAGSVIPVSRTSVPATTDELLGSLNKFLGAINPPTAAGAVTSLAQVLQGNGAQLNSLIHNASGTIGLLAQKGNELGQLVGAVGQLTGTLDKQNGIIGQFINNYNTVSGVLAANRDQLSGAINHLNDATVQATALLQPNLAPLQQDVGNLTSISRGLDRNLGSLDQSLSSLVHLFGEQGYDPVHNWEPINVGSGAATVEPAFAASLADRLASVCRRFLGPAAWNSATNTASGCGNPSFFTPVITQFANVLAKQAPPANTPPNAGPSSQTPTAGQAFNAGLQQIPGLTPTQQSQITAGLASPPPPPPSGNSLSAPGANQLPGMPTAIQPAAQKGHSNWGLVILALVVIAGLAAALELLRRISKARAR
- a CDS encoding MlaD family protein, with translation MRPPGLGALRKKLPFRGNGGGGNGAGGNGDGAPAHEAERSPEGNGQARHGNGRTPVRTAKLLPVRAWRMPSFSPKSFSERNPYIIGSVALAVILVFTAGALFIQGGSIFTSTFQTTAMFPNTSGISSGDAVMVAGIKVGKVGAATLDGNQVRVPLEINSGTQVPADSTAEIKIESFLGTQAVYLDPGTDWAHQLHQGSVITKTKVPFNLNELANTAVPSLNQTNSAQINELLADLQAVTQGQRGNVTTIIDNLNSLTTTVNQRQAEVSVLLDAANTLVGTLNGRSDQLANILANLNVVVGGLAQRKTALAQLIDSTDQAAGQLSGLVGANRPKLQAILNEIHTDLQTIDSRQVDLTQGLGYAAVAVSGFSNIGYVGPNSDIVTPFVSSSAGIRGSAEASIFDNCGTLNQIFNQALPPDPAQQGGRSCATQPSIDPNQFGHSSAQSSGSPASAAPSSSGSSPAPTSASNAATLPGSVSGAQSIASLFASQLGGTP
- a CDS encoding MCE family protein; translation: MRLRTSRHEAKTIAKFGIFAAICFALAIGIVIKLGNLYFGSTSGYSAVLSDATGLSKGDPVKIAGIRSGTVNSIKLMHGAAKVSFSLDKSVQVRSSTQAGLRWRNVIGQKDLYIYPENTGRVMSAGYTIPESQTFAGADIGAFLNAAGPLLKAVNPNDANTFVQGILGALQGNQAQVTGLLGNSAQLSSALGASDTQVGSIIDNMSQVLSTLASRNGDINTLIDNLSQASQVLASNNDNLDTAISDFGQLASQLSNLFSTNRGNLDATINSLQNITDVLSQHHADLLQGLSTLSNVAAFANVTRNGQYFQGSGLYVCASHEQTCIFSPAPNAPGSSSPSQTSAPASPASSASTSSGSLPMPGAAQVARSQPNLGDFLRAASSGGGGS
- a CDS encoding MlaD family protein — translated: MMLRGRRFRVAGALAIAALLVNMSWLGVNVGLGSFHPSYPVTATFAKAGQNIYPGSVVDYRGVEVGKVSSIDLSNLQAKFVMKLNKGFKVPTNAQATLTPESFFGNEVVELDFPTGTHPPYVAPGGTIGPTSVNGQLADLINSTVPLLEQISPQDLNTLFVESNQALEGEAPEIKAGLQEGLKLTGYLAQTMNAQSQLLDSSNRLAAGFAPDIGPINQISANVNQALPVLNQAEASFQHLLDTATPLAGQLADFLSRYHPDLVTIINSGADISRLVISQGPNVGELTKALDVFIRFITNGANNLTPSNVTPSGQRFAYFQNFAQWSQIDSLVCALLGPAEANQPPNSPIMQLASALAGGSTYLHCAAPPGPVPATAAAPAGAPPGPSTPVPAAPSPSSLAAAAQQLLNNAVGGLSQPQAPRPSTPQSFIQRAAGGLP
- a CDS encoding ABC transporter permease, with product MTRPATGLALQLERFYEQFAFFGRALASLPRAATHRAEIIAEISNVTVGIGAVVVGGGMFFVVFALSSATGYEVGLESFSSLQGIGAQAFIGVVASLADTRIVVPLIAGIAFAAKVGAGFTAEIGAMRVSEEIDALEVIGVESVAYVVGTRIWAAVLTMVPLYLAALFASYLGTQLISTKFYGLPLGVYQHYFNLLLPPIDVLFSFIQVVVFAIVVTLVHCYYGYYATGGPVGVGIATGRAIRYSFMAIAVLNMVLSFAFYGSGGARLVG
- a CDS encoding ABC transporter permease: MAMRTNGLSELPGTKRVLTLVRETGGMFALALDAMRHITSRPFPRAEFFEQCWFLVRVCTLPLILIAIPLGLVIALLVGSLLQQFGASSQMGAALVVAVVRETAPVTAALIIAGAGGSAMCSDLGSRRIRDEISAMEVMGVNPVHRLVLPRILASVVLGFLLNSVVTVAGLASGYFFATTSAHVTSSSFFAGFNELGQTSDFYLAAVKACTFGFIAAMVACYRGLNCKPGAKGVGQAVNNAVVITVLLLFFVNVVFTAVYINFVPQKVL